In Leptodactylus fuscus isolate aLepFus1 chromosome 2, aLepFus1.hap2, whole genome shotgun sequence, one genomic interval encodes:
- the GPR82 gene encoding putative G-protein coupled receptor 82: protein MSNATVSFTFSAVTSTALPVIYALMFLPSISGNIMTLVTFKRLSRKTSTHIYLINLAISNMIVSSGMPFQIVYYSSAQYWAYNSVLCSIVYQGASLLAHSSMCVSITIFCWIAVSRYAMLLRHKTHMQAKPHTAYEKVIFGQILKAFRNPKFALFLCVGVWLVLLCPNLILFLVNQDSAPDKHCIDKELDTFQHAYKISSFVESICFFIFLLVVLLFYYFFIKHIQQLQANSCIGEKHLVHSKVKSNIIMIVALLLLCFMPYHLSKIVLVGFDQSHGYQTLSALLEVKNCCLCLAEFRSCTDPIVYLCLDNTFKKNFLQFWKKTASVEEVSSSMANNHTSLQPSASVRITQSVVTKESGS from the coding sequence ATGAGTAATGCTACCGTAAGCTTCACCTTTAGTGCCGTTACTTCCACCGCTCTACCGGTGATTTACGCCTTGATGTTTTTGCCAAGCATCTCTGGAAATATCATGACTCTTGTGACATTCAAAAGACTGAGTCGAAAGACATCTACGCATATCTACCTTATAAACCTTGCCATCTCTAACATGATTGTATCTAGTGGCATGCCCTTCCAGATAGTTTACTACAGCTCGGCACAGTACTGGGCCTACAACTCTGTCCTATGCTCTATTGTCTATCAAGGCGCGAGCTTACTTGCACATAGCAGCATGTGTGTGagcatcaccatcttctgctgGATTGCAGTCAGTCGATATGCTATGCTATTAAGACATAAAACGCACATGCAGGCTAAACCCCACACCGCATACGAAAAAGTTATTTTTGGACAAATTCTTAAAGCCTTCCGTAACCCCAAATTTGCCCTTTTCCTTTGTGTTGGGGTCTGGCTTGTTTTGCTATGCCCTAACCTAATACTTTTTCTGGTAAACCAGGATTCTGCACCGGATAAACACTGCATTGATAAAGAACTGGACACTTTTCAGCACGCGTACAAGATTAGTTCATTTGTGGAATCTATTTGCTTCTTTATTTTCCTCCTGGTTGTTTTGTTGTTTTACTACTTTTTTATAAAGCATATACAACAGCTTCAGGCCAACAGCTGCATTGGAGAAAAGCATCTGGTTCACAGCAAAGTAAAGAGCAACATCATCATGATCGTGGCTTTACTCCTGCTCTGCTTCATGCCCTATCACCTCTCCAAGATTGTCCTGGTAGGATTTGACCAGTCGCATGGTTACCAAACGCTAAGTGCATTGCTTGAAGTTAAAAATTGTTGTTTGTGTCTTGCGGAGTTCAGAAGCTGTACAGACCCCATTGTTTATCTATGcttagacaacacctttaaaaagAACTTTCTACAATTTTGGAAAAAAACCGCTAGTGTTGAAGAAGTCAGTTCATCGATGGCAAACAACCACACTAGTTTGCAACCATCAGCATCCGTGAGGATTACGCAAAGCGTAGTTACCAAGGAATCGGGCTCTTAA